The following is a genomic window from Pan paniscus chromosome 18, NHGRI_mPanPan1-v2.0_pri, whole genome shotgun sequence.
CGCCGCGCCCGCTGTGTCCTCCCGGTGACCAGctgtcacctgagcccagggcgCCTGCCCCAGCAGCCTGGTGTGTTTGCCAAGCCAGGGCTGGAGCTTCCTGGACCCGCCTACCCTGGAGGGGATGGAGCAGTGAAGGGCACCGGGCCAAGCGCTAGGCATCTGGGGCTAAGGAGACAGAAGCCCGCGGTGCCCGTCCATGCGGGCCCTCTGCCCCAGCACCCACATCTCAGGACACCCCTTCCTCCCAGGTCTGGCGGTCCAGTTTGGGGGACACCGAGCTGGGGTGGTGTGCAGCCAGCAGAGGGGATTCAGGATCCCGGGGTGATTCCTGGCCCAGGCCTGTCACCTCACAGCAGGCTCCTGGCCCCAAGGCAGCCCCGGGCAGGGGTCGTGATCGGGGGCGGGACGGGGCCCGGACCTCCTGACCCCCCCCAGCCCCGCCGAGCGGGGGTGTATTTGCATGTCCCCGCCCCACGCACGGCattggcggcggcggcgggaggcCGGGCCTGAGTGGCTGCGCGCCCGTGgagcggcgggggcggggcgcgAGCCGGGCGCccgggatgatgatgatgatgatgatgccgccgccgccgccgccagggGAAGGGTTCGGGTCCGGGTCGGGCTCGGCGGGCGCGGGGTGCGGGACGGCCCAGGGCACGGCGGCTGCAGCGGGAGCACACTGAGCGCCCGCCCGCCATGTCCAGGAAGAAGACCCCCAAGAGCAAAGGGGCCAGCACCCCCGCTGCCTCCACGCTGCCCACCGCCAACGGGGCCCGACCGGCGCGCTCCGGGACTGCGCTTTCCGGCCCCGACGCGCCGCCCAACGGGCCCTTGCAGCCCGGCCGGCCCTCGCTTGGCGGCGGTGTCGACTTCCACGACGTCGCCTTCAAGGTGAGCCAGGCACCCGCCCCCCAGGCCAGCGCAGCAGGTGGCGCCCGGCCTGAGCCAAGGGTTGGGGGTCGGACAGGGGGTGCAGGGCCCGCGGCCCCAGGGCGCGGAGCCCACGCGGGAGGAACCCCGTGGGGCTTGCACGGTGCATCGTGCACACACAGCTGTCCATCCCAGGTATGGGGTATCCAACAGCTGGCAGggcctgtcccccaccccccaggcggcatggtggcacaagggGTCCCGCGACCATCAGTGCCTGCGTCCCGCGCCCCAGTGCCCTGGCCCCCGCCCGGGGTCTCACCATTTCCCGTATGCTGCCCTCCCTCAACCCAGCGGCtgtgggcctttttttttttttttttgctggggggAAGAGGTTTGCCAGATGGATGGGGAACCCTGGGACTCCAGACCAAGGCAGAGGCTGTGTGGACTTGGCAGGGGGCCGGGAGGACCATCTTTGGGTTTGGTAGCACAGGTTTCGGGGAGAAGGCCTGACTGCTGCCCACTTGCACCTCCCCCCAACCTCAGACTTGGCCCAGGTCCCTCTTCAGATCGAGATCTGATCCTAATGGGGCAAATTCCTCTTGAGCCTTGCTGGGGTCATGTCCCTACTGGGATGTGGAGAAGCCCCCGGCAGAGGCCTCCCCAAGTCTCTTAGGAGGTACCCAGCTGCCACCCCACCTGCTCCCCTCCCAGATGCTGTCCACCGTGTGGGGGTATGGACGTTAGGGAGGGTCCGGGATGCAGGTGGCTGCCCTCACTCCCCGCTGACTGAGACGGCCACTGTGCAGAAGGACAGAGCAGCCCCAGCCTTTCAGAGGCAGACGCTGGGTGTCCAGCCCATCGGGGTCCCTGGCCCCGCTGAGCCTGCAGGCCTGGGCTGCCTCCCTCCACTCCTCACCTGCAGCCCCCTTCTGACCAGGCCAGCTCAGGGCAGACCAGACTCCCCCCAACCCTCCTGCTTGTCCTAGGTCATGCTGGTGGGGGACTCGGGCGTGGGGAAGACCTGTCTGCTGGTGCGATTCAAGGACGGTGCTTTCCTGGCGGGGACCTTCATCTCCACCGTAGGCATTGATTTCCGGGTGAGTGGAGGCCCTGGCCTGGCCCCACATCAGAGTCCTGCCGGTACCCCTGAGCAGCAAGTTCTCTGTGATCCCCGTGGTACCGACAGGCTCGAGGCCTGGACCCCAGAAgctgcctgcctcgaccttccaaCACCTGGGCTGGTGGCTGCACCCGACAAGCATAGTTAGTTGCCCTATGCCAGGGGCTGGCATTACCCAGGGACCATATCCTGTGCCTTGGGGGAGGCGGACGCTGTTGCCTACAGGGTGGTGGGTCAGAGGAAGTCAAGGGCCACGTCCACTTGGGGCCAGCAGTGCTGCCTCGGTACAGAGGCCTTACTGGGCCCTAGAAGCACATGCTCCCTGCAGAGCCTGAGCGAGGGTTTCCAGGGCTTGCCTACGGGAGAGGACCCTGCTCTTGGGTGAGGagcgcccacccccacccccaccagctgGAATTCCTCGTGCTGAGGTGCCGGCTTGTCCTCAGCAAatcttaaatttgcatttttctcaccCTTTAATTAGAGCCAGTTagagggaggatggaggaagggctgtTCCAGGGACAGGAAAAGGGGCTCCCTCCAGTCTGGGGAGCTGTTCTCTACCCCGTCTGGGGGGTTCCAAGTCCCCTCAAGTCCTCTGGGATGGAGTGACGCCTGAAGTGCCCGACGGGGGCAGGCCAGTCCTGTCTGGTCCCCACTTCCCCACCTCCCTCTTGGCTCTCGGGCAGGTGGTAAGAGGTGAGGCCATTTGGTTCGCACTCTCGTTCAGGGTGCCAGGGAAGGCGGTGTCCTCCCCAGCCCAGCAGATGGCCCTGCCTGGTTCCCGGGAGACCCAGAAGCACTCTGACAGCAGGAGCTCAGGCTGAGGGAGGTGGCACAGGTTCCAGCTGCCCGGAGCCTCAGACTGCGGCTGaagccccccgcccccaccccaacaGATGGGACTGGGGCTAGACCACTCCCTGCCTTACGTCTACTCGTTAACTGGGAGGGCCCGGCTGGGGACGCTGCCAGGCAGTTCTGGGATCTGCGGTTACTGCCTTGGGTCAGacaggcccaggcccagccctgacAATCCCAGCAAGGAGtggctttaattttttattcttttgaagcagggtctcactctgtcgccctggctggagtgcagtggtgatcatggtggactgcaacctccaacttctgggttcaagccatcctgaGTCTTTCAAGTTAGCAAAAagagctactggggaggctgaggcgttgCAGCTCGTTAGTTCCTGCACCCatgtgcagatgaggaaaccgaggcagtGTCAGTAAGAGGCCTGGTGGGGTCATGAGTTCAAATAAGTCAGCGTAAGAGGCTCTAAGCAGGAATAGTGCAGAGGCTGCGGGGAGAGGCCTGCACTTGCAGGTGTGGGTGAGGTCAAATTGGGTTAAGGGAAGCCTGCAGGGGCTGGGCTGGACCTGGGAGCTGGGAGGTCTCAGGGGACAGGAAGGCAGTGAAGCTAGTGGGGCCAGAGGCTGGGCTGGGCCCATGCCAGAGCTGCCTGGTTCTGTCTGTTTCAGAACAAAGTGGATAACTCAGCATCCCAGCCTAGGCCCAATGCCACTGAAGATGGACCTGCCCCCTGGGGACCCAGGAGTCCTACCACTCAGCTGTCCCCAGGAGTGCCCAGACCCTCATTCTTATCCAAGGACCTAGGAGCCCTACCCCTGGCCTTCCCTCATCAGCCATAAATGATGATTTACTGCTGTTACCATCATCACTGCCTTCAGTGACCAAGGGCCTTCCAAGGTGCCAGCTCTGGAACGAAGGATGCCCTTGGGAGGTGATGACACTCAGGTACACGGGTGCTCAGCAGATTGCTTCCTCCTATCCTCAGACGGTCTTTGCATGCATGCAGCCATTGGCACTCCCATTGTATGGAAGGAAAccagcccagggtcacacagctggtcagcAGCAACATAGCTGGTCTCAAATCTAAGGTGCCTGGCCATGCCTCCATGAGGGACCGCCTGCAAGGGAGGTTGATCCTGGCTTTGGGGAGCCTTTCCTGGGCTGCACGAATAACCTCCAT
Proteins encoded in this region:
- the LOC117976342 gene encoding ras-related protein Rab-26 isoform X12 encodes the protein MSRKKTPKSKGASTPAASTLPTANGARPARSGTALSGPDAPPNGPLQPGRPSLGGGVDFHDVAFKVMLVGDSGVGKTCLLVRFKDGAFLAGTFISTVGIDFRVINTLADLRHRGTDFGGSPWLLIITVFLRSYKFVISLCTSYLSVSFLKTIFPSQNGHDGSTDVQQRARRSNRRRQEV
- the LOC117976342 gene encoding ras-related protein Rab-26 isoform X13, encoding MSRKKTPKSKGASTPAASTLPTANGARPARSGTALSGPDAPPNGPLQPGRPSLGGGVDFHDVAFKVMLVGDSGVGKTCLLVRFKDGAFLAGTFISTVGIDFRVSFLKTIFPSQNGHDGSTDVQQRARRSNRRRQEV